From one Microbacter margulisiae genomic stretch:
- a CDS encoding NRAMP family divalent metal transporter has protein sequence MSKTNRKSFWKSIAIFLAILGPGIITGSVDNDAGGITTYSVAGALYGNQLIWTLIPSFIVLFIVQEMNARMGIVTGKGLATLIRENAGVKVTFFIFMGLLIADIGNTTTEFAGVAGSLEVFGISKYIAVPLVGLVVWILVVKGNYTLAERIFLIFSASLLVYIVSAIMGHPDWRTIGHAIIKPQNELNGKSLTMILGIVGTTIAPWMQFYMQSSVIEKKLKISQYNYVLVDILVGCIATVTVAFFIMIACASTLHEQHITINDAKDAALALKPLAGEFASQVFAFGLFIASVFSAVILPLATAFYVSEAFGFEAGIDKKWDEAPEFYVLYTGILILAIIIILMPNAPLIGISLWTQVINAILLPVILVSMILLVNKSKLMGEYTNKPIVNVIGWITVVVLVSMSLILLVTPFL, from the coding sequence ATGTCAAAAACTAATCGCAAATCATTTTGGAAGAGCATTGCTATTTTTCTTGCTATTCTTGGTCCGGGAATTATTACTGGCAGCGTAGATAACGATGCGGGAGGTATTACAACATATTCTGTAGCCGGTGCGTTATATGGAAATCAATTGATATGGACATTGATTCCTTCTTTTATAGTGCTCTTTATCGTACAAGAAATGAATGCACGGATGGGCATCGTCACTGGGAAAGGACTTGCTACATTAATTCGGGAGAATGCAGGGGTCAAAGTAACATTTTTTATTTTCATGGGACTTTTGATTGCTGATATTGGCAATACTACCACAGAATTTGCAGGAGTTGCAGGAAGTTTGGAAGTTTTTGGAATCAGTAAATACATTGCTGTCCCTTTAGTAGGTCTAGTCGTTTGGATTTTAGTCGTAAAAGGAAACTACACGCTTGCTGAACGTATATTTTTAATTTTCAGCGCATCACTACTTGTTTACATTGTATCTGCAATAATGGGTCATCCGGACTGGAGAACCATCGGACATGCAATAATTAAGCCACAAAATGAGCTTAACGGAAAATCATTAACTATGATTCTGGGAATCGTAGGAACAACAATTGCTCCGTGGATGCAATTTTACATGCAATCTTCTGTCATAGAGAAAAAGCTCAAAATATCACAGTACAATTATGTTCTCGTTGATATCCTGGTTGGGTGTATTGCTACGGTAACAGTAGCATTTTTCATCATGATAGCTTGTGCGTCAACATTGCATGAGCAACATATCACAATTAATGATGCAAAAGATGCAGCACTGGCACTCAAACCTCTTGCTGGAGAGTTTGCTTCACAGGTATTTGCCTTCGGATTGTTTATTGCATCCGTTTTTTCTGCAGTAATCCTTCCTTTAGCAACTGCTTTTTATGTTTCCGAAGCTTTCGGGTTTGAAGCCGGAATTGATAAAAAATGGGATGAAGCTCCTGAATTTTATGTGCTTTATACTGGCATATTAATTCTGGCCATCATTATAATTCTAATGCCTAATGCCCCGCTCATCGGTATCTCGCTTTGGACTCAGGTTATAAATGCAATTTTGTTGCCTGTTATCTTGGTAAGTATGATTCTGTTGGTCAATAAATCTAAACTTATGGGCGAATACACCAACAAACCAATAGTGAACGTCATTGGATGGATAACAGTCGTTGTTTTAGTTTCAATGTCTTTAATATTATTAGTCACTCCGTTTTTATAA
- the rpe gene encoding ribulose-phosphate 3-epimerase produces the protein MATLIAPSLLAANFANLQKDIEMINRSEADWFHLDIMDGVFVPNISFGFSVIDSIQSLCKKPMDAHLMIIHADNYIERFKNAGINRLTVHYEACTHLHRTIQQIQHEGMKAGVALNPHTPVFLLQDVIKELDTVLIMSVNPGFGGQTFIEQSCEKISELKELILKKQAPTLIEVDGGVNLETGAKLIAYGADVLVAGQFVFGSESPEETIYQLKHL, from the coding sequence ATGGCTACACTAATTGCACCTTCATTATTGGCAGCAAATTTTGCCAACTTGCAAAAAGACATTGAGATGATCAATCGCAGTGAAGCCGATTGGTTCCATTTAGACATTATGGATGGGGTGTTCGTTCCCAACATTTCTTTTGGATTTTCTGTTATTGATTCGATTCAATCTTTATGCAAAAAACCGATGGATGCACATTTGATGATTATCCATGCAGACAACTATATCGAACGATTCAAAAATGCCGGAATAAATCGATTAACTGTACATTATGAAGCATGTACTCATTTACATCGTACTATTCAACAAATTCAACACGAAGGCATGAAAGCTGGAGTTGCCCTTAATCCACACACGCCGGTATTTTTGCTTCAGGATGTTATAAAAGAATTGGATACTGTATTGATTATGAGTGTAAATCCGGGATTCGGTGGACAAACATTCATAGAACAAAGTTGTGAAAAGATATCCGAGCTCAAAGAATTGATTTTAAAAAAACAAGCTCCTACGCTGATTGAAGTAGATGGCGGAGTCAATCTGGAAACGGGAGCCAAATTAATTGCGTATGGTGCCGACGTTCTGGTTGCCGGACAATTTGTTTTTGGGTCGGAAAGCCCGGAAGAAACCATTTATCAGCTCAAACATCTTTGA
- a CDS encoding ferredoxin domain-containing protein: MIIDERETRSKRIVEIAELIMTAARTAPKGKGIDVIEIATVMGDDIQKLSDVTYAKGEECGLKFLFRDAENILLADAVVLIGTKTKVQGLNCGYCGASTCEEKLKNDAMPCAINMIDLGIALGSAVSTAADLRVDTRVMFSVGFAVKALNIMTECHSVYAIPISISSKNPFFDRRPREQK; the protein is encoded by the coding sequence ATGATTATAGATGAACGGGAAACCCGATCCAAACGTATTGTTGAGATTGCCGAGTTGATTATGACCGCAGCACGAACAGCTCCCAAAGGGAAAGGTATTGATGTTATCGAAATTGCCACTGTCATGGGAGATGATATTCAAAAACTGTCTGATGTTACTTATGCAAAAGGAGAAGAATGTGGATTGAAGTTTTTGTTTCGCGATGCTGAAAATATTCTTTTGGCAGATGCAGTGGTATTGATTGGTACCAAAACAAAAGTACAAGGTCTCAATTGTGGTTATTGCGGCGCGTCAACCTGTGAAGAGAAACTGAAAAATGATGCTATGCCTTGTGCCATCAATATGATCGATTTAGGAATTGCACTTGGCTCTGCAGTGTCCACTGCCGCTGATTTGAGGGTAGATACGCGAGTAATGTTTTCCGTGGGTTTTGCTGTAAAGGCTTTAAATATTATGACAGAATGTCATTCTGTTTATGCGATTCCCATTAGTATTTCATCGAAAAATCCATTTTTCGATCGTCGTCCGCGTGAACAGAAGTAA
- the rpsO gene encoding 30S ribosomal protein S15, which translates to MYLTAEKKQEIFGKYGKSNTDTGSAESQIALFSYRISSLTEHLKLHAKDYSTERALVMLVGKRRRLLDYLKAKDIERYRHIIKELNIRK; encoded by the coding sequence ATGTATTTAACTGCAGAAAAGAAACAAGAAATCTTCGGCAAATACGGGAAGTCGAATACTGATACTGGGTCAGCTGAATCTCAGATAGCATTATTTTCTTACCGTATCAGCTCGTTAACTGAACACCTCAAGTTACACGCGAAAGATTATAGCACAGAAAGAGCTTTGGTCATGTTGGTTGGCAAACGTCGCCGTTTACTCGATTATTTGAAAGCTAAAGATATCGAACGATATCGTCACATCATCAAAGAGTTGAACATCCGGAAATAA